From Roseateles sp. SL47:
CCCAACATCAACTCCGACGCGGACACGGACTGGAGATCCACCCGGCGCGGCAGCACCGTCTGGGCGGGCCAGACCGGTGCGGGGCCCAGGTCCAGGCTGCGGGGCGGGACGGGGCGGCTGCCGCAGGCGGCCAGCACCGGGGCCACGGCCACACAGGCCAGGCCGGTCAGCAGGCGGCGGCGATGCACCACCGGGGAAGGACCCGGGGAAGGCCCAGACGAGGCCTCCATCGTCAAAGCCGTTGTGCCGGCCACGCTGATCACAGACGCCTTCAACTCATTTCTCCTTGCGGCTCGCATCAAAACCGGCCTCTCCCGGACCTGCCGGGCCAGGCTGCGGCCCCAGAATCAGACTCTGCGGCTGGTCCCCGAGGCCTTGCGCCGCTCGCTCCAAGGCACGTGCCGCACGCGACAGATCTTCAAACAGCGCTTGTTGACGCGGCCGTTCGCCGCCGCCCACCAGCGACAGCTCCATGCGCTTGATCGACGCCTGCAACTGCGCCGCCGCTTCCCCGATCTTGTCCAGCTCGGTGGCCCGCGCCTTGTAGGCATCGACCATGTCGCCGCCCTTCTGCGCCAATTGATCCACCTGGCCGAGCGTTTTCTGGCCGGCGACAACCAGCCCGTCCGCATTCTTCACCAGCGAGGGCAAGGCCTGCGCCGTTGGATGCATCTCGTTGACCAGTTGATTCAGGCCCGCCGACGCCTCCTTCAGCTGCGCCAGCGTCTGGCTGAACTGCTGCTGGTTGGCATCGCTCAGCACCAGGTTGATGCGCTTCATCGTCTCCAGCGCATTGGCAGCCAGCTTGGGGCCGATGTCGGTGAGCTGGTCCAGGACGGAGGGGGCGAGCGGAATGCGGCGCGTCTGGAGCACGTTTTGCTGCGGGCTTTGCGGCGGGTCGCCGTCATTCAGGTCGATGAACGACAGACCGGTAATGCCCTGATAACCGAGTTTGGCCATCGTGCCGGGGGCAATCGGTGCATCGGCATCCACTTCGATGCCGACGAGAATCTGGCGCCCCTCGGCCGGATCAAAGCGGATGCTGTCCACCTTCCCGATCACCACACCGCGCAGCTTCACCGGCGCCTTCACATTCAGGCCGGGCACACCGGCGCGTGAGACCACGGTGAAGGACTGGGTGTCGCCGCGGTCCCCTCGGAACCACAGGACCACCACCACCAGCGCGGCCCCCAGCAGCAGCACGAACAAGCCGGTGGCCAGGGCGTGGGCTTTGTTTTCCATGAGATCGATCGGTTTGTGCAGAGACGGTTAAGCGGTCAGGCGGGCTGCGGGTCGTCCTGATGGTGCAGGGCGTCCCGATAGCTGCGGAGGTTTTCTTCGGCGCAACGCTGGACGTGGCCGAGGAAGAAATTGCGGATGAAGGGATGCTGCATCTGCACCACCTGCTCCAGCGGGCCATGGGCCACGAGCTGCTGGTCGGACAGAACGGCGAGACGGTCCACCAGCGCAAACAGCGTGTCCACATCGTGGGTGACCATCACCACCGTGAGCGCCATTTCGCGCTTGAGGCTTTCAATCAGCTGCACAAAGCGTTTGGAACTGGCGGGGTCGAGGCCGGCGGTGGGCTCGTCCAGGAAGAGCAGTTGCGGGTCCATGATCAGCGCGCGGGCCAGCGACACCCGCTTGATCATGCCGCCGGACAGTTCGGACGGCATCTTGGTGCCGTCCTCCGGCTTCAGGCCCACCTGCTGCAGCTTTTGCATCACGAGTTCGGCGATGAGATCCTTGGGCAGCGTCTTGAGCTCCCGCAGCGGCAGCGCGATGTTGTCGAAGACGGTGAGCGCCGAAAACAGTGCGCCCTGCTGGAACAGCACGCCCCAGCGATGGCGCACCCGGGCCAGATCGGTGGCTTCGCAGTTGCCCAGCCGGTGGCCCAGCACCAGCACTTCGCCCTCGCTGGGGCGCTCCAGGCCCAGCATCAAGCGCAGCAGTGTCGTCTTGCCGCTGCCGGAGCCGCCGATGATGCCCAGCACCTCGCCGGCTTTCACATCCAGGCTGATGTCCTTGTGGATGCGTACGCCCCCCAGGACGGTGCCGACATGGCGCACCGAGATGACCACATCGTCCGACACCGGTTGCCCGGCTTCTTCACAGTTGCCACTCATGCCTTGAGCCCCACGTTGGAGAACATCACCGCAAAGATCGCATCCACCACAATGACCAGCGTGATGGACGACACCACCGAATCGGTGGTGCCGGCCGCCAGGCTTTCGCTGTTGGGCCGGATGCGCAGCCCGAAATGGCACGCCACAAAGGCGATCAGCACACCAAACACGGCGGATTTGGACACGCCCAGCCACAGATTGGCCACCGGCACCGACGCCGGCAGCCCTTGCAGAAACTGCACATAGTCCAGCCCCAGGGTGGCGCGGGCCGCCAGCATGCCGCCCAGCAGCACCATGCAGCTGGTCCAGACCGTCACCAGGGGCAAGGAGAGCGCCAGGGCCGCCATCTTGGGGAACACCAGCCGCACCGTGTGCGAGATGCCCATCACCGACAGCGCATCCAGTTCCTGCGTGACCCGCATCACCCCGATCTGCGCGGTCATGGCCGAGCCGCTGCGCCCTGCCACCAGAATGGCCGCCAGCAGCGGGCCCAGCTCCCGCCAGACGCTGATGCCCAGGATGTTGATCACATAGATATCGGCGCCAAAGTTCTGCAACTGCCGCGCGATGAGATAGGACAGGGTGATGCCGACCAGCACCCCCACCAGCGCGGTAATGCCCAAGGCCTGGGCGCCGCTGCGGTAGATGTGGGCGGAGATGTCGGACCAGGCAATCAGCCCCGGATGGCGAATCATGCGGCCGACATCGCGCACGACCTGACCGAACAGGGCGATGGCCTCGATCAGATGCTCGGCGAGATTAAACAGCCCCTGGCCCAGCTTCCAGGGGCTCTCCCTGCGGTGAGGGCGGGTGACCTTGCCCTGTTTGGCACTGAGCCGCGCAAACTGGGCCTGGAACATCGACGCCGCCGGGGCAGCCGGCCATTGCAGCTGGTCGGGTTGCTGCCGCCCCCAGGCCTGCCACAAGAGCAGCGCCCCGGTGGGGTCCATGCGGCTCACAGCGCTCAGGTCCCAGGCGACGCCAGACGCAGGCAGCGCGGACAGTTCCGCACGCAGCACTTCGACGCGCTCGCGCAGGGACAACAGAGTCCACTCCCCTTCCAAGCGGGCCTGGACCTGACCCCCATCCTGGCTGCTCAGCAGACGGGGGGTTGAATCAATGACGGGCGCTTGCTCCATGACCCGCACAGCATAACGGCCCGCAGACGCCCCATAGGCGCTTGGCGACTTCCGTTCATTGATCTGGACCAGGTGGGGGAGCCTGCAATGGGCCGGGAGGGGGGCTGCGATAGGCCGGGAGGGGGAGCCTGCGCTAGCCCGGAGGGGGGAGCGCGCAGAGGATACGAGCGCTGGTGCGAGATTTGGAGTGAGATTGGGTGCGCTCGTGGGTGCGCGAGTCGACGTGGTGCCGCTCCGGTGCCTCTGGAGTGGCGCTGTGGTGGCGCTGTGGTGGCGCTGTGCCGTGATGCCATGGCTGTGCAACATGAACCGCACAAAGCAAAACGCCTGATACTTTTCAGTATCAGGCGTTCAGTCTTCTTATAAATGGTCGGGGTGGCGGGATTCGAACTCGCGACCCCTTGCACCCCATGCAAGTGCGCTACCAGGCTGCGCTACACCCCGACGAAGACTTAGATTCTATACGCGTTTTAAACGCTTACGCAAGCAAACTCTCGCGGATGGCCAACAATTCTTCTCTCACTTCTTCCAGAGAGAGTTTTTCCAACGACACCGTGGTGTGCGCCGCCCCATCCGACACCTCTGCGGCCCGCGCGCGCAACGACTCGCGGCCTTGAAGGTCACGCAGCGGCAGCTGTGAGAGATGCGCGGCCTGCTCCGCCGCCGCCATCGCTTCGGCGCGGAATTCCTGGGCTTGTGTGGCGGGGCCTTGGCCGGCGTGTGTGCCGTGTGCGGCTTCGGTCAGCTGATTGCGGGCGCCACTGATGGTGAAGCCCTGGTCATACAGCAGGTCCCGGATGCGGCGGATGAGCAGCACCTCGTGGTGCTGGTAGTAGCGGCGGTTGCCGCGCCGCTTCATCGGCTTGAGCTGGGTGAATTCCTGTTCCCAATAGCGCAGCACATACGGCTTCACGCCGCACAACTCACTCACCTCACCGATGGTGAAGTAGCGCTTGGCGGGAATGGCGGGAAGCGTGATGTCCATTGGAATCAGGTGCTCCGGCAGCTGGGACGGAGGTCAGACTCTACTCGAAGTCTCCGGCAGCGGGCGCGTTCCCCTGCACAGCTTCTTTCAATTTGTGACTGGCGTGGAAAGTCACCACATTACGCGCCTTGATGGGGATCGACTCACCAGTGCGCGGATTGCGCCCGGGGCGTGGCGCCTTGCGACGGATATTGAAATTGCCGAAGCCCGACAACTTCACTTCACGGCCGCTGGAGAGGCTGTCATGAATGATGTCGAAGAAGGCCTCGACCATGTCCTTGGACTCGCGCTTGTTCAGGCCCAGCTTGTCGAACAGCAGCTCGGCCAGTTCCGCCTTGGTCAGCGTCGGCGTTTCCAGGCTGCCCAGCAGCACCCTCGCCTGTTCCTTGATGTCATCGTCGCTCATCGGCTTCCCTCTCCTCTCGCGCGTCCTCGTTCCGCTCGCCCCGCCCGGGGGCCCCTGACCCGAGGGCACCCCACGGGCCTGGGCCTCAGCCCCGCAAGCGGGCTCCCAGCTGTTCACCCAGCCGCGCCACGACCTTGGCCATCGCCTGCTCGATGCGCTCATCCGTCAGGGTGTTGTCGTCGTCCAGCAGTTCCAGGCGCACGGCGAGGCTGCGTTCCCCAGCCTTGAGCTCAGCGGTCGGCTGGGCCGGCTTGAAGACATCAAACAAACGGGCGGAGCGTACCAGGGTCTCGCCGCTGCTGTGGATGGCATTCATCAGCGAGGCATGGGTCACCTGTTCACCAACGATCACCGCCAGGTCACGCTGCACCGCCTGCAGGCGCGCAACTCCCTTGCCTTGCGGCACGAGGCGGGCCAGCACGGCGTCCAGCGCCAGTTCAAACAGCACCGGGGCCGACGGCAGCTCGTAGCTTTGACGCCACTTCGGATGCAGTTCGCCCACCACGCCGATCTCCACACCGTCCAGCAGCACGCGGGCGCTGCGGCCCGGATGCAGAGCGGGATGCACGGTCGCTTCGAACTGCAGGGCACGCGGGGCCAGCAAGGCCTCGATGTCACCCTTCACGTCGAAGAAGTCCACCGGGCGGTCACGCTCGCCCCATTGCTGCTGGTCCGCCGTGCCCCAGGCCAGGCCGGCCAGGCGCAAGGGCTGACGCACGCCGGCAATGGTGGTGTCGCTCTCTTCCACCGAGGCGTCCCGCAGGAACACACGGCCAATCTCAAACACCCGCACCCGCGGTGCCTTGCGCGCCAGGTTGTTGCGCAACACCTGGACAAGGCTGCCCATCAGGCTGCTGCGCATCACTGCCAACGGGGCGGCAATCGGGTTCAACAGCTGGATGGGTTGCTCGTTGCCCGCGAGTTCGCGTTCCCAACGCGCTTCCACGAAGCTGAAGTTGATGGTTTCGAAGTAATCGCGGGCGGCCACGGCATGGCGCAGGGCGTGTACGCTGCGGCGCGTCTCGCTGGGCACTTTGCCGACCACCGGAGCCAGCGGCGGCGTGGCGGGCAGCTTGCTGTAACCCAGCACCCGCACCACTTCCTCGATCAGGTCTTCCTCGATCTGCAGATCGAAACGGAAGGTCGGGGGCAGCACCGTCAGCACGTCAGGGGCGGTAACACTGAAGTCCAGTCCCAGGCGCTTGAAGACGGTTTCGCAGTCGGCCTGCGTCACCGGCATGCCGATCACCTTGGCGGCACGGTCCACACGCAGAGCAACCGGCTTGCGCTCCGGCAGCGCCACGACATGGTCGTCCATCGGGCCGGCCTGGCCACCGCAGATCTCAACGATCAGCTGGGTGATGCGCTCGATGTGGTCGGTGGTGCCCGACGGATCCACCCCCCGCTCGAAGCGGTGACCGGCATCGGTGGAGAAGTTGAAGCGGCGCGAACGCCCCATCACCGCCTTGGGCCACCAGAAGGCGGCTTCGACATACACGTTGGTCGTGTCGTCCGACACGGCCGTGGCGTCGCCGCCCATGATGCCGGCCAGCGATTCCACCTGCTGGCTGTCGGCGATGACCCCCACGGTCTCGTCCAGCTCAATGGTGTTGCCGTTGAGCAGCTTGAGTTGCTCACCCTTGCGGCCCCAGCGCACCACCAGCTCGTTGTGGATCTTGTCCAGATCGAAGATGTGAGAGGGCCGGCCCAGCTCGAACATCACGTAGTTGGAGATATCCACCAGCGGCGATACCGAGCGCTGGCCGCAACGGGCCAGACGGTCCACCATCCAGGCCGGGGTGATGGCTTTGGTGTTGACGCCGCGCACGATACGGCCGGAGAAACGGCCACACAGGTCGGCGGCTTCCACGCGGACGGGGAGCTTGTCCTGATGAGTGACCGCAGCCGGCGTGATCGCCGGGGCATTCAGCGGCGTACCGGTGAGCGCGGACACTTCACGGGCGATGCCGTAGACGCTCAGCGCATGCGCCAGGTTGGGCGTGAGCTTGAGCGTGAACAGCGTGTCGTCCAGTTGCAGGTGCTCGCGAATGTTCTGACCCAGCGGTGCGTCGGCAGCCAGTTCCAGCAGGCCCCCATGGTCTTCGGTCAGCTTCAGCTCACGGGCCGAGCACAGCATGCCGAAGCTCTCGACGCCTCGCAGCTTGCCCACCTTGATCTTGAACGGCTTGCCGTCTTCACCCGGCGGGAGTTCAGCACCGACGGTGGCCAGCGGCACGCGAATGCCCACGCGGGCATTGGGCGCGCCACAGACGATCTGCAGCAGCTCCGGGCCGCCCGCATTGACCTTGCACACACGCAGGCGGTCTGCATCGGGATGCTGCACCGCTTCGACGATCTCGGCCACGACGATGCCGTGGAACGGGGGAGCGACCGGACGGAGTTCTTCCACTTCCAGGCCGGACATGGTCAGCAGCTCGGCCAGCTCTTGGGTGTTCAGCGCAGGATTGCAAAAGGCCCGCAGCCAGGACTCAGGGAATTGCATGTCGATGTCTTTCGGGCTTTTTTACTTGAATTGCGACAGGAAACGCAGATCACCATCAAAGAACAGGCGCAGGTCGTTCACCCCATAACGCAGCATCGCCAGGCGGTCGATGCCGGAACCGAAGGCAAAGCCGATGTAGCGCTCCGGGTCCAGGCCCATGTTGCGGATGACCTGCGGATGCACCTGACCCGAGCCCGACACTTCCAGCCAACGGCCCTTGAGCGGGCCGGAGCCGAACATCATGTCGATCTCGGCGCTGGGTTCGGTGAAGGGGAAGTAGCTGGGGCGGAAGCGGATCTCCATGTCGGTGGTCTCGAAGAACTGCTGCATGAAGTTCACGTAGACCGACTTCAGATCCTTGAAGCTGATGTTCTCCCCCACCCACAGCCCTTCGACCTGATGGAACATGGGAGAGTGGGTGGCGTCGCTGTCCACCCGATAGGTGCGGCCCGGCGCAATCACGCGGATCTCCGGCATGGCCTGCCCGGCATCGATCAGATGCTGATGCTTCTTGACGTGCTGCACCGCATAGCGGATTTGCATCGGGCTCGTGTGGGTGCGCAGCACAAAACCGTTCTCGACATAGAAGGTGTCATGCATCGACCGGGCGGGATGGTCCGCCGGGGTGTTGAGCGCGGTGAAATTGAACCAGTCGTTCTCGATCTCGGGGCCGTCGGCCACGTCGAATCCCATCGAACCGAAGATCGCTTCGATGCGCTCCATGGCGCGGGTGATGGGATGCAGCGCGCCGGTGCCGCGCTGGCGCCCGGGCAGGGTGACGTCCAGGGCTTCGGCCCTGAGCTGCTTGTTGAGTTCGGCATCGGCCAGGGCCTGACGACGGGCGGTCAGTGCGGCCTCGATGCCCTGCTTGAGCTGGTTGATCTGTGCGCCGCGTGTCTTCTTTTCCTCGACCGACAGCTGGGCCAGCCCTTTCATCAGCTCGGTGACCTGGCCGGCCTTGCCCAAAAATCGGGCTTTGGCGTTTTCCAGGTCGGCGGGCGTGGCGGCGGCGGCGAATTCACCGCTGGCCTGTTGCAGCAATTGATCGAGATCGTTCATCGCGGGGCGACTCAATTCGGAACAGACAATAAGAAAAGGCCGAACACCGAGGTGTCGGCCTTTGAAAATGGCGCCCCGGGCGAACCGGGGCTGCCGCAGCCACCCGCGTAAGCGGGCGGCATGTGGCAATTAAGCGAGAGCGGCCTTCACCTTGGCGAAGATGCTGGCAAAACCAGCAGGATCGTTGACGGCGAGATCAGCCAGGACCTTGCGGTCGATGTCGATCTGGGCCTTCTTCAGGCCAGCCACGAACTTGCTGTAGCTCAGACCCAGGCCACGGCTTGCCGCGTTGATACGGGCAATCCACAGCTGGCGGAACACGCGCTTCTTGGCACGGCGGTCACGGTAGGCGTATTGGCCCGCCTTCATCACCGCCTGTTTGGCGATGCGGAAGACGTTCTTACGACGACCACGGAAGCCCTTGGCCAGAGCCAGGACCTTCTTGTGACGAGCACGTGCGGTAACACCACGTTTGACGCGAGGCATGTTGTATCTCCTTCTCTACAGCTGGATTACAGACCAGCGAAAGGCAACATCGCAGCGATGTGGCCCATGTTGGTCTCATGCACGTTCGCGGCGCCGCGGAGCTGACGCTTGTTCTTCGTGGTCTTCTTGGTCAGGATGTGGCGCTTGAACGCCTGACCGCGCTTGACGGTACCACCCGGACGAACGCGAAAACGCTTCTTCGCGCTGCTCTTGGTCTTCATTTTGGGCATGACTGCTCCTTAGAAATGCGTCCCTCCAGGCGGCTGCGGGGAAACCGCTGCACTTGATGGCCTGAAGGAGACTAATAAACCCGCCGACGACCAGATCGACGGGTTGAAACTGTTCGGCCCTGCGTTGCCGCAGAACCGGGGCCTGTAAGACCGGAGGCTCAGCGGGCAGCTCAGCGCTTCTTGGGCGCCAGCACCATGATCATCTGGCGGCCTTCGAGCTTGGGCATGTGCTCCACCACCGCCACATCCGCCAGTTCATCGCGGATGCGTTCCAGCATGCGCATACCGATGTCCTGGTGGGTGATTTCGCGGCCGCGATAGCGCAGCGTGACCTTGCCCTTGTCGCCGTCTTCAGCAATGAAGCGGCGCAGATTGCGCATCTTGATCTGGTAGTCGCCTTCGTCCGTACCCGGGCGGAATTTGACTTCCTTGACCTCGATGACCTTCTGCTTGGCCTTGGCTTCCGCTGCGCGCTTCTGCTCCTGGTACTTGAACTTGCCGTAATCCATCAGCCGGCAGACCGGCGGAGTGGCTGTGGCGGCGATTTCGACCAGATCGACGTCCAGCTCACCAGCCATACGAAGCGCTTCCTGAATGCTCACGATGCCGATGGGCTCGTTTTCAGGACCATTCAGACGGACTTCAGGGGCGATGATTTCACGGTTCAGCCGATGCTTACGCTCGGGAATCGCACGACGGTCAGCAAAAGTAGCGATGGTGGTTACCTTTCAGCGGGCCTTGGCAGGGCCCGGATGATCAACAAAAAGCAAAGCGCGCCCGACTCAGGCCTTCTCAGCGATGGTGGAAGACAGCTTTGCAGCGAAGTCTTCCAGCGACATCACCCCCAGGTCCTGGTTGCCACGGGCGCGCACTGCAACAGCCCCGTTCGCCTTCTCTTTGTCGCCAACGACGAGGATGAACGGAGTCTTTTGCAGGGAATGCTCGCGGATTTTATACGTGATCTTTTCGTTCCGCAAATCGGCCTGGACCCTAACCCCTTGTTTTTGCAGCGTTTTCACAATTTCACTGACGTAATCCGCTTGCGCATCAGTGATATTGGCCACAACCACCTGGGTCGGCGCCAGCCAAACCGGCAGCGCACCGGCATGTTGTTCGATCAGGATACCGATGAAACGCTCCAGCGAACCGACGATGGCGCGGTGCAACATCACGGGGGTGTGACGCTCGCCATCCTCGGCCACGTACTCGGCGCCCAGGCGCCCCGGCATCGAGAAATCGACCTGCATGGTGCCGCACTGCCACTGGCGGCCGATGGCGTCCTTCAGGGTGTATTCGATCTTCGGGCCGTAGAAGGCGCCGTCGCCCGGGGCGATGATGAACTCCACACCGGAGGCGCGCAGCGACTCCATCAGGGCGAATTCCGCCTTGTCCCAGACCTCATCGGAACCGATGCGTGCCTCCGGCCGCGTCGCCACCTTGTAGATGATGTCGGTGAAGCCGAAGTCCTTGTAGACCTTCTGCAGCAGCGCGGTGTAGGCCACGCATTCAGCCAGGATCTGGTCTTCGGTACAGAAGATGTGGCCATCGTCCTGGGTAAAGCCGCGCACCCGCATGATGCCGTGCAGGCCGCCGGTCGGCTCATTGCGGTGGCATTGGCCGAACTCACCAAAACGCAGCGGCAGGTCGCGGTAGCTCTTGATGCCGTGCTTGAAGATCAGGATGTGCCCCGGGCAGTTCATCGGCTTGAGCGCGTAGTCGCGCTTTTCCGATTCGGTCGTGAACATGTTGTCGCGATACTTCTCCCAGTGGCCGGTGGCCTCCCAGAGCGACTTGTCCAGCAGTTGCGGGCCCTTGACCTCCTGATAGCCGTTGTCACGGTAGACACGGCGCATGTACTGCTCCACCTCCTGCCAGACCGTCCAGCCCTTGGGATGCCAGAACACCACGCCGGGCGCGTGTTCGTCGATGTGGAACAGGTCCAGGTCCTTGCCGATCTTGCGGTGGTCGCGCTTTTCGGCCTCTTCCAGCATGCGCAGGTAGGCCTGCAGGTCATCCTTGCTGGCCCAGGCGGTGCCATAGATGCGCTGCAGCTGTTCATTGCGATGGTCGCCGCGCCAGTAGGCGCCGGCCACCTTCATCAGCTTGAAATGCTTGAGCTTGCCGGTGGACGGTACGTGCGGGCCGCGGCAAAGATCGGTGAAACCGCCTTCGGCATACAGCGACACGTCCTCGTTGGCCGGGATGCTGGCAATGATCTCGGCCTTGTAGGCTTCACCAATGCCCTTGAAATAGCTCACGGCCTCGTCGCGCGGCAGCACCGAACGCACCACCTTCTCATCCTTCTTGGCCAGCTCGGTCATCTTGGCTTCGATGGCGGCCAGATCCTCCGGCGTGAAAGGACGCTTGTACGAGAAGTCGTAGTAGAAGCCATTCTCGATGACCGGGCCGATGGTGACCTGCGCCTCGGGGAACAGTTCCTTGACCGCATAAGCCAGCAAGTGGGCGGTGGAGTGACGGATCACCTCCAGACCGTCCGGATCCTTCTCGGTGATGATGGCCAGCGGCAGGTCGCGGTCGATCAGATAGCTGGTGTCCACCAGCTTGGCCTCGTCGCCCGTGCCCACACGGCCGGCCAGTGCGGCCTTGGCCAGGCCCGCACCAATGGAGGCGGCCACTTCCGCCACCGTCACCGGTTGGGGGAATTCACGCTTGGAACCGTCAGGCAGTTGGATGGAAATCATGAAAATTGCTCCAGAAAACAAAAAAGCGCGGCCACTTGCCGCGCTTTTTCTGGGGGCTGCCCGGGGTGAGCAGCGATGAAAGACGTGAGCGAGCCGCGGCCGACTAAACCTTCGTGGTGGAGGTAGTAGTTCGCGGTGTCATAACCAATACGCCTTTCCCGGTCCTTATCGAAAGAGATGAGAGGTAGCCGAACGACAGGGTCGCCTCGCTACGGATGTCTGGGGGCCGCCCTTTATCGCCCTTTATCGGCCTTAATCGGCCTCAGCCGCCTTCAATCGCCTTCAACTTCAACTGGTTGGTTGCCCAACCGTGTTGAAAAGACTCGCTGAAAACATGCGCCAGGGCGGCCTGCTCGTTAATGATAACCGAGCCGCTGAAGCCGCGGCCTGCCCGCCCGAGCAAATCCCTGGGACGACGCGTCACAACGGCAACACCTCCAGGCTGGGCCGGGCACAGGCAGCCTGCAACTCTTCCCGCAGCCGCTCGGCCTCGGCCACCGCCTTGAGCCAGTCCCGGGCGCGGCGGCCGACATCATCGCCGTAGAACTTGAAGTCGTTGCGGTCCGGCAACTTGCTGTTGGGCAAGGTCTTCACCCAGTCGGGATGGGGCGTCAGCAGCACCACGTTGTCCAGGAAGGCGCTGGGGCGATGGCGATGGCGCAGAGCCTTGTCCAGCCAGCCCGGAATGACCTGGCGCTGGAAATGCGGGTACAGCACCAGGCCGTCGCCGACCATCGCGGCATAGTTCAGGTGGAGGTGGTAGTCCGTGATGCCACCGTCCCAGTAAGCGCCGGCCGGTGCCCCGGCGATGTCGTGCACCGCCAGCAGCCAGAACGGGATAGAGCAACTGGCCAGCACACTGGGCAGCAGGTTGGCGCTGTCCAGGGCCACTTGCCGGCTGCGGTAGTCGTGCAGCGGCATCGGCAGCGGCGCACGTGGATCGGAAAACACCACCCGCTCCAGCCAGGTGCCCATGGCTCGCCGCGACACCGCATTGGTGGCAAACGCGCCCAGGTAGCCCAGCGGTGTCCGCCAACGGCTCTCGCGCCCCAGCACATGGCGCCCCCGGGAGGTGAACACATGCAGCCGGTAGAGCGGATGGTTCAGCACCTCCGCCTCGCGCCCGCCAAACACCTCGTTCAGCTTGCCCATGAACTGCCGCGACACCGTCTCCGGCAGCGGTTGCTTGCCCGGCTCGGTGTCGTAAGTCTGGTGCGCGTAGTCGTGGGCCAGTCGGGCGAATTCATCGCGGGTCTGGCTGGCGGTGCGGGCCACACAGGCCGTCGCCATGCGCCAGGCACCGATGGACGCCCCCAGCAGATGCACCGGCTGACCGGCCGCCGGCAGGAACTCGCCAAAGATGAACTGGTCCAGCGGGTTGAGGATCAGCCCCTTGGGGCCGCCTGCCGCGCCCGGCACC
This genomic window contains:
- the rpmI gene encoding 50S ribosomal protein L35 — its product is MPKMKTKSSAKKRFRVRPGGTVKRGQAFKRHILTKKTTKNKRQLRGAANVHETNMGHIAAMLPFAGL
- the infC gene encoding translation initiation factor IF-3; translation: MATFADRRAIPERKHRLNREIIAPEVRLNGPENEPIGIVSIQEALRMAGELDVDLVEIAATATPPVCRLMDYGKFKYQEQKRAAEAKAKQKVIEVKEVKFRPGTDEGDYQIKMRNLRRFIAEDGDKGKVTLRYRGREITHQDIGMRMLERIRDELADVAVVEHMPKLEGRQMIMVLAPKKR
- the thrS gene encoding threonine--tRNA ligase, whose protein sequence is MISIQLPDGSKREFPQPVTVAEVAASIGAGLAKAALAGRVGTGDEAKLVDTSYLIDRDLPLAIITEKDPDGLEVIRHSTAHLLAYAVKELFPEAQVTIGPVIENGFYYDFSYKRPFTPEDLAAIEAKMTELAKKDEKVVRSVLPRDEAVSYFKGIGEAYKAEIIASIPANEDVSLYAEGGFTDLCRGPHVPSTGKLKHFKLMKVAGAYWRGDHRNEQLQRIYGTAWASKDDLQAYLRMLEEAEKRDHRKIGKDLDLFHIDEHAPGVVFWHPKGWTVWQEVEQYMRRVYRDNGYQEVKGPQLLDKSLWEATGHWEKYRDNMFTTESEKRDYALKPMNCPGHILIFKHGIKSYRDLPLRFGEFGQCHRNEPTGGLHGIMRVRGFTQDDGHIFCTEDQILAECVAYTALLQKVYKDFGFTDIIYKVATRPEARIGSDEVWDKAEFALMESLRASGVEFIIAPGDGAFYGPKIEYTLKDAIGRQWQCGTMQVDFSMPGRLGAEYVAEDGERHTPVMLHRAIVGSLERFIGILIEQHAGALPVWLAPTQVVVANITDAQADYVSEIVKTLQKQGVRVQADLRNEKITYKIREHSLQKTPFILVVGDKEKANGAVAVRARGNQDLGVMSLEDFAAKLSSTIAEKA
- a CDS encoding patatin-like phospholipase family protein, which produces MQALQILAGPKARARLRDRGLRAEDVHVVPGAAGGPKGLILNPLDQFIFGEFLPAAGQPVHLLGASIGAWRMATACVARTASQTRDEFARLAHDYAHQTYDTEPGKQPLPETVSRQFMGKLNEVFGGREAEVLNHPLYRLHVFTSRGRHVLGRESRWRTPLGYLGAFATNAVSRRAMGTWLERVVFSDPRAPLPMPLHDYRSRQVALDSANLLPSVLASCSIPFWLLAVHDIAGAPAGAYWDGGITDYHLHLNYAAMVGDGLVLYPHFQRQVIPGWLDKALRHRHRPSAFLDNVVLLTPHPDWVKTLPNSKLPDRNDFKFYGDDVGRRARDWLKAVAEAERLREELQAACARPSLEVLPL